The following DNA comes from Dermacentor andersoni chromosome 2, qqDerAnde1_hic_scaffold, whole genome shotgun sequence.
ACTGTTAGGGAACAGACTTCGCCGTTGAACTACCGCGTAAGTCCCGTCGTCGCGTCTATCGCCACTCTTCCGTGCTACAGAGATTGTGTTTCGCGattaaagcctttcatacggcgttcGCGGCCATAACCGGGGGCCAGGTTAGCAGCTTGCGCGCGCGGATGACATAGTTGCTAATGATGGTTGATTACATTGACgtgtttggcgcttacccactcacggggattgaCCAAAAGTAGGGAAAATTTTACATATCTGCTAAGGAAATAAATTTAATATCTATAACTTTGATGAGAAAATTAAAGCGAGGAAAGTTCAAAACGATTTAGTAGACATTCATTCAAAAACAAGTAAAtataatataaataaaacaataaagtAGGAATGAAACGAATAATATGGTcaacaatgaaatcggtttgatgcAATAATGAATTTTTCTACGGGGATGCATACAATCCTCTGTGACTGCCCGAGTACAGACGCTCCAAAAGACAGCAGTAGGGTTCAATGGCTGGCCGAGCTGTCACACTGTCATTTCCAAAGTCATTTTTCTGAGGGAGGAAAAACGCGCGCATTCCAATAAATAGAGTTCGATCGTTTCTATTGAGTTGCGAAAATGGTACGAAGGGGAAAttgccagaccaaatcggtgcaTCTATAAATTTGTGGGAGAAACTCGACAACGCAATCACGTTACTGTCTCTTCCGTCTGTCTGCTTTTGCAAAACTTTCTCCTCCAAGGAAATCGTAAGTGGTGTAGTCCCGAAGATGATGTAAAATTTGATTTTGATATTAAGACTTTATATCTTCTAAACCCGACAGACGTGATGAAACCCGTCTTTGGAAGAAGGATAATCACAGGGCCGCTGATAGAAGACTTGGCCATGCTGTCTGCAGCTACATTCATAAATATGCTTAGGTGCCCAGTTACCCATATTAAACGTAAACTccgcaaatgacttggagccagtcTAATCTAAGCATTATATTCACCCTACATCTtcatcacctatatatatatatatatatatatatatatatatatatatatatatatatattcatcatcatggccagcttCATCTGCTTCAGCGCGTGGCCTGCTGTATAAGGCGTCTAGGAATGCTGCCTCAATATATGCATACCCGCATATAATCAGGTAACTGTAAATTAACTTCAAACAACAAGATCAGACGACTGTAGGCAATATGCCATAGATTTCATTTATCTATAAAGCGTGTCCATTTAAAGTTCGGTTCAAACTGTTTGAAACACCTGTTATTAGGGCTGTACCCACCCGGCACCCTTGACAGTGGGTGGTAAAATAgaaaaattaaatttaaattgaattgatttattcattgtagattacaggttataaaaaagaataatatacagaaggatgTCCTATAGTCAAAGAATGTACGGGACCTCCTGAAGGGTATATGAAAGGTATATGTGGCAGGCTCTggtttggtgttttttttttcttcagtgttttaACTTAAGCACCCTTGTTGTAAACTCTTAAAAAAGATGGCACATTTTCGGGCTTATGTTGATCCACGCTATAGTGGTCGTCTGCCGGTATGGcgattcctttcttgaaaactctgcgctcccTAAATTCCTGTCCTGAATTacgtgtcacgctgataacgtgcatgccttTCGTCACCTGGAAACACCGGGCTCACAACCTGAAGCaaatgaaacgcaagcaaggcagattgcgattattgttgtgggagaaGAAAGCCTTTAAAGGTTGCaactttttttaagagtgtagggtTGCCTAAAATCGCCTATCTTAATAGGTGCTAGTTTACATGTTTAGGGTGTCATCATTGCAAAAAGTCTGTTTACCCCCTTTTGATGTAAAAAACTTATCGTGTGCGATTGTACCACCGAGCCATGCTGCGCATAAGACCTTATGTTTATGCAGATTCTTCGTTGCGTTGTACAAGTACAAACAAACATTTTAGCCCCAATTTAAAAAGCCGTAAATAAGCAGACATCGTAATTTGCTTGCAGCGGTAAGTTCGTACAGAATCACATATATACGTTTTTGGAACATAATTGTGTTTCTCTAAGCCTAGTGTTCAAGGTTGCGCGATGCTACCCATTCACTGTGGTACACAGAGCTAACAAAGTGCTGATCCAGAGATTAACATTTACTCGCCTTAGAACTCAAGAAACGTACACCTCAATTTTCACCAGTAAGTTTTGCCTTAGTGCGAGGAAAGACATTCGGAATGTTGAAGAGACAAACTCGTGATTAAAGATATTCGGTAATGGCCACGTGTTGCTAGTAGAAAGGAGGTAATGATTTGTTGAAGATAATgtcttgtgatttttttttacatgaagaATGTTAGACATCTGACTTTGAGATTCTCCTTCTGTTTTCAAGCTATTACCTCTAGTTTGGGACAAGCATTTTGGTCGTAATGTTCCCAATTTATTTAGAAAATAACACCGTGTTTTCAGCGCTGTACTAATAGTTTTGCAGATCGCTTCATTAACGACGGCGGCGGTATCCGCGGTGAGTGGAAGGCCAACTTCCGTATCCAGCAGGGGTGCCGTAAACATCTGGCGAGTAGCCCGCAGCGTAGCCGGCGGCACCGTAGCCGTAAGGTGGTTGGCCGCTGTAAGCGTATCCGCCGAGTGCTGGGCTACTGGCAACGTAACCCTGACGTCCGTACGGGGTGTATCCGTAGCCTCCAGCAGCGCCTCCGTAGGGGTTGTATCCGTATCCGCCGTAACCGCTGTAGCCACCAGCGTTGTAAGGCCCCGCTGCCCCAGCGACATAGGCTCCAGGTGGAACAATCTGTCCACGTCCTGAGGGAACCGGAGGTACGACTGGCGCAGCGTTGAAGACCGCGTCGGCGCTGGCACCATG
Coding sequences within:
- the LOC126540779 gene encoding uncharacterized protein yields the protein MFATLQVLLVYIAVEAYGLNHHHQQPTQAGYRVASFGGYAAAGTPYGGYDVYASPPQPYSFGYDNVDEYGNRQFRSERGDSNNAKTGSYGYRDVNGLYRRVNYVADVNGFRATVDTNEPGTAHGASADAVFNAAPVVPPVPSGRGQIVPPGAYVAGAAGPYNAGGYSGYGGYGYNPYGGAAGGYGYTPYGRQGYVASSPALGGYAYSGQPPYGYGAAGYAAGYSPDVYGTPAGYGSWPSTHRGYRRRR